The Christiangramia flava JLT2011 region CTGCCTGTTCTTCGCTAGTTCTTACCTTACCTTTATCTCCTTCAAATTTCGTATAGTCGTATTTTCCGTTCACGTAAAATTCCGCAGAAGCACAATCCAAAGCGATCATCACTTCCTCTCCCGGCTTATAACCAGATTTCTCAATTGCATTCAGGATGGTGTCCAAGGCATCTTCCGTTCCGTCCAGTGTTGGAGCAAAACCTCCTTCATCTCCTACTGCAGTACTAAGACCTCTATCGTGTAATACTTTCTTCAGGTTATGGAAAATTTCAGTTCCCATTTTGATCGCGTGGCTAAAATCTTTTGCCTTTACAGGCATGATCATGAATTCCTGAAAAGCGATTGGCGCATCACTGTGAGAACCGCCGTTGATAATGTTCATCATAGGTACCGGCAAAGTGTTGGCGCTTACACCACCTACGTAGCGATAGAGCGGCAATCCAAGCTCATTGGCTGCAGCCTTAGCCACTGCAAGAGAAACACCAAGGATGGCGTTAGCCCCCAGTTTGGATTTATTTGGAGTTCCATCAAGATCACGCATGGTCTGGTCGATCAGGTTTTGTTCAAAAACCGAAAACCCAAGCAATCTCTCTGCAATCTCTCCGTTTACGTTTTCAATAGCTTTAGAAACACCCTTACCCATGTAGTCTTTTCCGCCGTCACGAAGCTCTACGGCCTCATGTTCACCTGTTGAAGCTCCAGAAGGAACTGCTGCACGTCCAAGAATACCATTTTCAGTAACTACATCAACCTCTACTGTAGGGTTTCCGCGTGAGTCAAAAATCTGGCGGGCGTGAATATCTAAAATCGCACTCATAATCTTTTTTAATTAGTTAATTGAATTCTCTGCAAGATACAAAGACGAGTGCTAAAAAGCGAGTGAAGACGGTAGTTTTAAGGCATTTATAACGATAAATTAATTTCAATCGTTTTCGTACACCGCATTGAAAAATTTATAATTCATCACTATAAATGCCCATAAATATGAAGATTTAAAAATCTGAAATTAGATTACTTATTGTTTACCTAATTTAAAACCTAGCTGGAAACCTAAAATTCCCGCCAGGTAAGAATCATCCTGGTCAAAGCCGTAACCCAAACCTAAATTCAGGTTCAGCTTAAAATGTCGGCCGTAAACCCGTTGTAGTCCCCAGGCTGGCCCCACAACTCCGGAAAAACCTCCAGATTGTTCCAGATCTCCAATAATTGGTTTTCCCGGATCCAGCAGCACCACTCCGGAAATATAATTCCCACTATTGTTTTGGATATTTTTCCCTTTTTCCAGTCGCTTGTCAAAATTGTAGTAATAGCGATACTGTGTTTGAAAAAAAGGATATATCCCGAACTCTGCATCTTCATCCATCCATTTTTCATATCCAAAATAAAGACCGGCCAGAAAATCCAGACTGGAACGCTGCCCTATTGCCAATTCATACTCCACAGAAGGTGCCAGAAAATTTAAGGAAAACTGATCTTGGGTTTGCGGAAGGTCTCCGGAATTTTGAGTTGCCTGCTCCTGGGCAAAACTGTTCATGCCTACCAGCATGAGAGCCAGAATAAAAATTTTTCTCATAAAAAATTAGATTAGGTTATTAACAGTTTTGCGAAAGACAAAAAACATTCCAAAAACCGCCAGTAGTGCGGGATTTGAACAAATAAAAAAAGCCGGCAGATGCCGGCTTTAACATAATAATCTCATTATTAAGATCTTGCTGATGCTATTCTTTCAATAAATTCATCAAATAAATAACTCGCATCGTGTGGTCCCGGACTAGCTTCGGGATGGTATTGTACTGAAAATACGTTTTTAGACTTCATGGCAAGTCCGCCCACAGTACCGTCGTTCAAACAAACATGGGTTACCTCCACATCAGGATGATTCTCGGTTTGCTCTTTATCTACTGAAAACCCATGGTTTTGAGAAGTGATCTCTCCTTTTCCGCTCACCAGGTTTTTAACCGGGTGGTTGATCCCACGGTGGCCATGATGCATTTTATAAGTCTGGATACCATTAGCGATTGCTATGATTTGATGACCCAGGCAAATTCCGAATAAGGGATGGTTATTTTCAATAATATCTTTTGTAGCATTAATAGCACTTTCTAAAGGCTCCGGATCACCAGGACCGTTTGAAAGAAAATACCCATCCGGATTCCAGGCTTTCATATCTTCATAACTTGCATCATAAGGAAAAACCTTGATGTAAGCGTCCCTTTTTGCCAAATTCCGAAGGATGTTCCTTTTAATCCCTACATCCAGCGCAGCGATCTTATAGGTAGCATTTTCATCACCGTAAAAATAAGGTTCTTTCACAGATACTTTAGAAGCGAGTTCCAGACCTTTCATATTCGGCACTTCTTTCAGTTTCGCTTTCAGGCCTTCGATATTCTCCACATCAGTTGAAATAATAGCATTCATGGCCCCATTTTCACGGATATAGGTCACCAAAGCCCGGGTATCCACATCTGAAATAGCAAATAGGTTACTATCATCCAGGAACTCCAGCAGCGTTTGATCGGCCGCTGGTCGCGATTGCGTGTAGCTGAAATTTTTACAAATTAGCCCGGAAATCTTCGCTCTATCTGATTCATTCTCGTCTTCATTGGTTCCGTAATTCCCGATATGGGCATTGGTGGTAACCATTAATTGGCCGTAGTACGAAGGATCAGTAAAAATTTCCTGATAGCCGGTCATCCCGGTGTTGAAACAAACCTCTCCTACTGCCGAACCATCTTTATCTCCTACCGCTTTTCCGTAGAAAATAGTTCCATCCTCCAGTAAAATAAGTGCTTTTTTGCGTGGCTGATATTTCATAGTTGTATTGTTGTTGCCGTAAAATTAAAAGTTTTTATTCTCAAAAGGGTATAAAAAAAGGATAAACCAAAAAAGTTTATCCTTTTAAATATCAGATTAAAATAAGAAGCATTTCTATTCTTCTTTTTTGTCATCTTTCTTTTCTTCAGCTTTTGCTTCTTCCTTCTTAGGAGCTTCTGCCTTTGGTTGAGCAGGAGCCTCAGAAGTTTTCTTACCTGCACGTCTGGTAGATTTCTTTTTCTTCGGCTTATCCACACCGTAAGTTTCGTTGTAATCTACCAACTCGATCATGGCCATTTCAGCAGCATCCCCAAGACGACTACCTAACTTGATCACTCGAGTATATCCTCCCGGACGGTCTCCCACTTTAGGAGCTACCTCGCGGAACAATTCACTTACCGCGTCTTTACTACGAAGTTTACTAAAAACTACACGTCTATTGTGCGTAGTATCTTCTTTAGACTTGGTGATCATTGGTTCAACAAACACTTTTAAAGCTTTTGCTTTGGCAAGAGTGGTGTTGATGCGTTTGTGCTCGATCAGGGAACAAGCCATATTCGCAAGCATTGCCTTACGATGGGCTGTTTTTCTACCTAAATGGTTTATCTTTTTTCCGTGTCTCATGACGTTTTTTGTTTCATCATCTTGCTGCGACCCGCTCTGGGGAGCAAAATATGATGGTTAAATATTATGCAGCTTGGAAAGCTACAACTAGTCTTTATCTAATTTATATTTTGAAAGATCCATACCGAAGTTCAAACCTTTGTTGCTTACCAGCTCTTCCAATTCAGTAAGAGATTTTTTTCCGAAGTTTCTGAATTTCATCAGATCGTTCTTGTTGTAAGATACAAGGTCTCCAAGGGTATCAACCTCAGCCGCTTTCAGGCAGTTCAGTGCTCTAACCGAAAGATCCAGGTCAACCAGTTTGGTTTTCAGGAGCTGTCTCATGTGAAGAGATTCTTCATCATAAGTCTCGGTTTGGGCAATTTCATCAGCCTCCAGTGTAATTCTCTCATCAGAGAACAACATAAAGTGGTGAATGAGTGTCTTGGCTGCTTCAGTTAACGCATCTTTTGGATGAATAGACCCATCAGAAATGATTTCGAAAACCAGTTTCTCATAATCGGTCTTTTGCTCTACACGATAGTTCTCAATGCTATACTTCACGTTTTTAATCGGAGTATAGATCGAATCGGTAAAAATGGTTCCAAGAGGTGCGTTAGGCTTTTTGTTCTCTTCAGCAGGAACATAACCTCTACCTTTCTCAATAGTGATCTCCATGTTCAGGCTCACTTTCTTATCCATGTGACAGATGATCTGATCTGGATTCAGAATTTGGAAACCTGAGATAAATTTCTGGAAGTGACCGGCAGTTAACTGCTCTTCTCCGGAAACTGAAATGGTTACCGATTCGTTATCGATCTCGTCTATCTGTCTTTTGAAACGGATTTGCTTCAGATTCAATACTATTTCAGTAACATCCTCCACAACTCCGGAAATGGTAGAGAATTCGTGATCTACACCTTCAATACGTACTGAAGTGATCGCGAAACCTTCCAAAGAAGATAAAAGCACTCGTCTTAAAGCGTTACCAACGGTTAATCCGTAACCCGGTTCCAAAGGGCGAAATTCAAATTTCCCCTCGAAATCGGTAGAATCAATCATTATAACTTTATCGGGCTTTTGAAAATTTAATAATGCCATATTTCGACTTCTGTGTGAATTATTATTTCGAATATAATTCGACGATGAATTGTTCATTGATATTTTCAGGAATCTGAACTCTTCCTGGAACGGAAACAAATGTTCCTTCTTTTTTCTCTGAATTCCAAGATAACCATTCATACACTGCGCTATTGTTAGACAGTGATTCCTGAACAACACCTAAAGATTTAGATTTCTCACGAACTCCAACAACATCTCCTGCCTTTAGGTGATAAGATGGAATGTTCACGATCTCCCCGTTTACTGTGATGTGACGGTGACCTACCAACTGGCGGGCTGCTCTTCTAGAAGGCGCTACACCCATACGGTAAACCACGTTATCCAAACGGCTCTCGCAAAGCTGTAATAATACCTCACCGGTAATTCCCTGAGAACGGGTAGCTTTCTCGAACATATTACGGAATTGACGCTCCAGGATACCATACGTATACTTCGCCTTCTGCTTCTCCATCAACTGGATTGCGTATTCCGATTTTTTTCCACGACGACGGTTGTTACCGTGCTGTCCCGGAGGGTAATTTCTTTTTTCAAAAGATTTGTCGTCACCAAAAATAGGCTCTCCGAATTTACGGGCTATTTTAGTTTTTGGACCTGTATATCTTGCCATTACTATAGTTGTTTGGGAAAGGGATTATGAATTAAGGCATTAGTCCTTCGATAATCTAATTCCTCTCCTAATTATTAAAATACTTATACTCTACGTCTCTTAGGTGGACGACAACCGTTGTGTGGAAGTGGAGTGATATCGATAATCTCTGTAACCTCTATTCCGCTATTGTGGATAGAACGGATTGCAGATTCTCTACCATTTCCAGGACCTTTTACGTACACCTTTACTTTACGCAAACCAGCTTCGTGAGCTACTTTTGAAGCATCTTCAGCGGCAAGCTGCGCAGCGTAAGGAGTATTCTTTTTAGATCCTCTAAAGCCCATCTTACCAGCAGATGACCAAGCTACCACATCTCCTTTTTTATTGGTAAGAGAGATGATGATGTTGTTGAAAGACGCCGTTACGTGAGCTTCTCCATTAGACTCCACGATAACTTTACGTTTCTTCTGGGTTTTTCCGGCTTTTTGATTTGTCTTCTTTGCCATACTACTTACTATTTAGTTGCTTTTTTCTTGTTAGCAACTGTTTTTCTTCTTCCTTTACGAGTTCTAGAGTTGTTCTTGGTACGCTGTCCTCTTAGTGGAAGTCCCACTCTGTGACGAATACCTCTGTAACATCCAATATCCATTAGACGTTTGATGCTCATCTGAACTTCAGTACGCAATTCCCCTTCGATGGTGTATTGACCAACTGCTTCACGAATGCGACCAATCTCGTCATCGTCCCAGTCTGAAACTTTTTTGCTTTCGTCTACTTTGGCTGCAGCCAGGATCTCCTGAGCTCTGCTTTTACCAATACCGAAGATATAGGTCAATGCTATAACTCCTCGCTTTTGTTTAGGTATATCAACCCCTGCTATTCTTGCCATAATTAGCCTTGTCTTTGTTTAAACTTGGGATTCTTTTTGTTAATTACGTAAAGGCGCCCTTTTCTGCGAACAATCTTGCAGTCGGCACTTCTCTTTTTTATTGATGCTCTAACTTTCATCTTATCTGTTTTTTGTTCACCGGCAGGGAGTTATCCCATTCCGTGAAATTTAGGCGTCATAAATTTTTCAGAGTGCAAAAGTATAAAAAATTTATAAACTCCTGAAAATTACTTTTTAGTATCTGTAAGTTATTCGAGCCTTGGATAAATCGTAAGGACTCATTTCCAGTTTGACCTTATCTCCTGGCAACAATTTGATGTAATGCATTCTCATCTTACCAGAGATATGGGCCGTTACAACGTGGCCGTTCTCCAATTCTACTCGGAACATCGCATTTGACAATGCTTCAATGATTGTTCCGTCCTGTTCAATTGGTGGTTGTTTTGCCATAATTAAGCTACTGCTTTTCTGTTTTTACCTGTTTTCATTAATCCGTCATAGTGTCTATTCAATAGGTAAGAATTTACCTGCTGCATAGTATCTATTGCAACTCCCACTAAAATCAGAAGCGAGGTACCTCCAAAGAACAACGCCCATCCCTGCTGCACACCCAACAGTGAATATACGATTGCAGGAAACACTGCAATTAGCGCCAGGAAGATAGATCCTGGAAGCGTTATTTGAGACATGATACGATCCAGATACTCGGAAGTTTCGGTTCCTGGGCGAATACCCGGGATAAACCCTCCACTGCGTTTAAGATCGTCAGCCATTTTATTCGTTGGAACGGTGATCGCTGTGTAGAAATAGGTGAAAATAATAATCAACAAAGCGAAAACCAGATTATACCAAAATCCGAATATATTTCTAAATGCCGCGGTCACACCCTGAGCAGCTTCCGAATCAGACAATCCGGCGATCGCTACAGGAATGAACATAATTGCCTGCGCAAAGATGATTGGCATCACTCCAGATGCATTCAGCTTAAGAGGTATATATTGTCTTGAACCGAATACATTCTTTTCATACCCGCCAGAAGCGGTTCTTCTCGCATACTGAACCGGTATTTGTCTTACAGCCATAACCAGTAACACACAGGCCATGATCACTGCGAACCAGATCACCAATTCGATAAGGATCATAATCAAACCACCGTTCGATTCAAAAACTCGTGAGGCGAACTCCTGAACGAAAGCCAAAGGCATTCTGGCAATGATTCCTACCATAATAAGCAGGGAGATCCCGTTACCGATACCCTTATCAGTAATCTTCTCACCCAGCCACATCGCGAAGATGGTACCGGTGGTAAGGATGATTACTGAAGAAACTACAAATGTTAAGTTATTTCCAAGCAAAAACGCTTCAGACGGCAGGGTTGCAAACAGATTATAGATATAACCAGGACCCTGTACAAGCGTAATGGCAATGGTTAACCACCTTGTAATCTGGTTGATTTTCTTACGACCGCTCTCTCCTTCTTTCTGTAGCTTCTGAAGATAAGGAATCGCGATTCCCATCAACTGCACCACAATGGAAGCCGAGATATACGGCATGATTCCCAATGCGAAAACCGATGCGTTAGAGAAAGCACCACCGGTAAATGCATTCAGCAAACCAAGCAACCCGTTTTCAGTCTGGGTTGCAAGATTTGATAATTGAGCTGCATCGATACCCGGAAGTACCACCTGTGCACCGAATCGATACACTAAAAGCAAACCGAGGGTTACTAAAATTCGGTTTTTTAGCTCCTCGATTTTCCAAATATTTTTAATCGTATTGATGAATTTCATGTGATATATCTATTATAAAGTAACAACTTCACCTCCGGCAGCTTCAATAGCTTCTTTCGCTGAGGCCGTAAATTTATGAACAGATACTTTCAACTTTGCCTTTAATTCACCTCTACCTAATATCTTAACTAGTTCGTTTCTTCCAGCCAGACCGTTCTCTACAAGAACATCCATATCAACAGTATCTTTAATTCTACCGTTATCAACTAATGTTTGTAGTGTATCCAGGTTGATTCCCTGGTACTCTTTACGATTTCTGTTGTTGAAACCGAACTTAGGAACACGTCTCTGCAAAGGCATTTGCCCACCTTCGAAACCGATCTTCTTAGAATAACCTGAACGTGATTTAGCCCCTTTATGACCACGGGTAGCGGTTCCACCTTTACCCGAGCCTTCTCCGCGGCCTACACGCTTGCCATCCTTTTTTACTGAACCTTCTGCAGGTTTTAAGTTACTTAAATCCATGAGAGATATTATTTTGTTTCTTCTACAGAAACTAAGTGTTTAACTTTATTTACCATACCAAGGATGTTTGGCGTATCGTCGTGCTCAACCGTTTGACCGATCTTCTTAAGACCAAGAGCCTCAAGAATTCGCTTCTGATTCTTTGTACGGTTGATGGCGCTTCTTGTTTTTGTAACTTTAATCTTTCCCATCTTTTCCTTGATTTATCCTTTAAATACCTTTTCTAAAGAAATACCTCGCTGTTTTGCAACAGTTTCAGCACTTCTCAATTGTAATAAGGCATCAAAAGTAGCTTTAACAACGTTGTGAGGGTTAGAAGAACCCTGGTTCTTAGAAAGTACATCATGTACTCCTACTGATTCCAATACCGCACGAATAGCTCCACCGGCAATGATCCCGGTACCAGTAGCAGCCGGCATCAATAACACTCTGGCTCCACCGTATTTACCTTTTTGCTCGTGAGGCAAAGTTCCTTTGTGAAGAGGAATTCTAACAAGGTTTTTCTTGGCATCTTCCACGGCTTTGGAAATAGCATCAGCAACCTCTTTAGACTTTCCAAGTCCCTGGCCAACAACACCATTTTCATCTCCTACTACTACAATAGCAGAAAAACCGAATGCTCTACCACCTTTAGTAACCTTCGTAACACGTTGTACTCCAACCAAACGGTCTTTCAATTCAAGACCTCCTGGTTTTACATGCTCTACGTTTTTATAATCTTGATACATATCTTTTTAGAATTTTAGTCCTCCTTCGCGAGCACCTTCTGCTAATGATTTAACTCTTCCGTGATATAGATACCCACCTCTGTCAAAAGAGATCGTATCGATTCCGGCTTTCTTCGCTTTTTCAGCAATGGCCTTACCAACCAATGCCGCCTGCTCTTGCTTGCTAGAAGCTGCAGCAGCGATGTCTTTATCTCTAGAAGAAGCTGACGCTAGGGTCTTTCCTTCTACGTCGTCGATGATCTGTGCATAAATCTCTTTATTGCTTCGGAAAACAGATAATCTTGGACGGCTCTCAGTACCAACGATATCCTTACGGATACGTCTTCTGATTTTATTTCTTCTATCTTGTTTTGAAACTGCCATAATTACTTTTTATTAAGCTGATTTACCTGCTTTTCTTCTTAGTTGTTCACCAACAAACTTGATACCTTTTCCTTTGTAAGGCTCAGGCTTTCTGAAAGAACGGATCTTAGCAGCAACCTGTCCTACAAGTTGTTTGTCATGAGAAGTAAGTTTCACAACAGGATTCTTACCTTTCTCAGTCACAGTCTCCACTTTAACTTCAGGAGCCAAATCTATTACAATATTGTGAGAATAACCAACGGCAAGGTCAAGCTTGTTTCCCTGGTTGCTGGCACGATAACCAACACCAACCAGTTCCAGCTCTTTTGTGAAGCCGTTTGTTACACCTTCAATCATATTGTTCACCAAAGCACGGTAAAGACCGTGTTTTGCTTTCTGATCACTTTTATCTGAAGAACGCTCAAAAGAAATCGTGTTATCCTCAATGGTTACATCGATATCTGTAATTGTTTGCTGAAGTTCTCCTAATTTTCCTTTTACCGTTACAACACCGTCTTTGTAATCTACCGTTACACCTTCTGGAATTGTAATTGGGCTTTTACCTATTCTTGACATCTTTTTCGTCTTTTTAGTATACGTAGCACAATACCTCTCCACCAACGTTTTCAGCCTTCGCCTGCTTTCCGGTCATTACACCATGAGAAGTAGAAACGATTGCCACACCAAGACCGTTCAGGATCCTTGGGATGTCGTTAGCGCCGGCATACTTACGTAGACCAGGTTTACTTATTCTTTGAATTTTCTTAATTACCGGCTCTTTGGTGAGTTTATCATACTTCAGAGCGATTTTGATGGTTCCCTGAGCGGTATCGTCATCAAACTTGTAACTAAGAATGTATCCTTGATCGAATAAAATTTTGGTGATCTCTTTCTTAACATTGGAAGCAGGAATCTCCACCACACGGTGATTTGCCGCGTTTGCGTTCCTGATTCTTGTTAGATAATCTGCAATAGGATCTGTATTCATTTATAAAATATTTCGGAAGTGGTTTTCTCTATTTAGAACCTTCTCCCAGTTAAAAAATAATTCTTACCAGCTAGCTTTCTTAACCCCTGGAATTAATCCCTTATTAGCCATTTCCCTGAACATTACACGGGAAACTCCAAATTGTCTCATGTATCCCTTTGGTCTTCCGGTAAGTTTACAACGGTTGTGCAAACGAACAGGAGAAGAGTTTTTAGGTAATTTCTGCAACGCCTCCCAGTCTCCAGCTTCTTTCAGCTCTTCACGTTTCTTAGCGTACTTTTTTACCAGTTTTTGTCTCTTCACCTCACGGGCTTTCATTGATTCTTTAGCCATAATTAATTCTTTTTAAAAGGTAATCCTAATTCGGTTAACAATGCTTTCGCTTCCTTATCGGTATTGGCAGAAGTCACAAAAGTGATATCCATACCGGCAATTCGGTTCACTGCATCAATATCGATCTCAGGGAAGATAATCTGCTCGGTTACCCCAAGGTTATAATTACCTCTTCCATCAAACCCATTAGATTTGATACCGTTAAAGTCTCTTACTCGCGGTAAAGCGGTAGTAATCAATCTATCTAAGAATTCGTACATTCTATATCCACGTAAAGTAACTTTAGCACCAATCGGCATTCCTTTACGAAGCTTAAATGACGCAACGTCTTTCTTGGAAATTGTAGCAACAGCTTTTTGACCACTGATAGCTGATAGTTCATCAACTGCATGATCGATAAGCTTCTTATCGGCTACAGCACCACCAACACCACGGCTGATGACGATTTTCTCCAGTTTTGGAATTTCCATTACGTTCGCGTAGCTGAATTCCTCACTAAGCGCATTCTTCACACGCTCGTTGTATTCCTGTTTAAGTCTTGGTAAGTATGCCATAACTAAATTACTTCATTAGATTTTTTAGAAAATCTCACTTTCTTCCCATCCTCTTCTTTGAAACCAACTCTGGTCGTGTTACCGTTATTATCGATAAGCGCTAGGTTGGAAATATGGATAGGAGCTTCCTTCTCTTTAATACCACCTTGTGGATTTTGAGCACTCGGCTTTTCATGTTTAGAGATCATGTTAACCCCTTCCACGATGGCTTTATTTTTATCACGAAGTACTTTCTGTACTTTACCTTCCTGACCTTTATGGTCTCCGGCAATTACACGAACAGTATCTCCTGATTTGATTTTAAGCTTTGTCATTTTCTTAATGTATTAAAGCACTTCAGGTGCCAATGATACAATTTTCATGAATTGCTTATCACGAAGTTCACGTGCTACAGGACCAAATACACGGGTTCCGCGCATTTCTCCCTGAGGGTTCAAAAGCACACAGGCGTTATCATCAAAACGGATGTAAGATCCGTCTGGTCTGCGTACTTCTTTCGTGGTACGTACAACTACAGCTGTAGACACGGCTCCTTTTTTGATATTCCCGTTTGGAGTGGCTTCTTTCACACTCACAACGATCTTATCTCCAACTGAAGCGTATCGCTTTTT contains the following coding sequences:
- the ykgO gene encoding type B 50S ribosomal protein L36, with amino-acid sequence MKVRASIKKRSADCKIVRRKGRLYVINKKNPKFKQRQG
- the rpsM gene encoding 30S ribosomal protein S13 produces the protein MARIAGVDIPKQKRGVIALTYIFGIGKSRAQEILAAAKVDESKKVSDWDDDEIGRIREAVGQYTIEGELRTEVQMSIKRLMDIGCYRGIRHRVGLPLRGQRTKNNSRTRKGRRKTVANKKKATK
- the rplR gene encoding 50S ribosomal protein L18, with the translated sequence MAVSKQDRRNKIRRRIRKDIVGTESRPRLSVFRSNKEIYAQIIDDVEGKTLASASSRDKDIAAAASSKQEQAALVGKAIAEKAKKAGIDTISFDRGGYLYHGRVKSLAEGAREGGLKF
- the infA gene encoding translation initiation factor IF-1, yielding MAKQPPIEQDGTIIEALSNAMFRVELENGHVVTAHISGKMRMHYIKLLPGDKVKLEMSPYDLSKARITYRY
- the carA gene encoding glutamine-hydrolyzing carbamoyl-phosphate synthase small subunit, with amino-acid sequence MKYQPRKKALILLEDGTIFYGKAVGDKDGSAVGEVCFNTGMTGYQEIFTDPSYYGQLMVTTNAHIGNYGTNEDENESDRAKISGLICKNFSYTQSRPAADQTLLEFLDDSNLFAISDVDTRALVTYIRENGAMNAIISTDVENIEGLKAKLKEVPNMKGLELASKVSVKEPYFYGDENATYKIAALDVGIKRNILRNLAKRDAYIKVFPYDASYEDMKAWNPDGYFLSNGPGDPEPLESAINATKDIIENNHPLFGICLGHQIIAIANGIQTYKMHHGHRGINHPVKNLVSGKGEITSQNHGFSVDKEQTENHPDVEVTHVCLNDGTVGGLAMKSKNVFSVQYHPEASPGPHDASYLFDEFIERIASARS
- the rpsD gene encoding 30S ribosomal protein S4; translation: MARYTGPKTKIARKFGEPIFGDDKSFEKRNYPPGQHGNNRRRGKKSEYAIQLMEKQKAKYTYGILERQFRNMFEKATRSQGITGEVLLQLCESRLDNVVYRMGVAPSRRAARQLVGHRHITVNGEIVNIPSYHLKAGDVVGVREKSKSLGVVQESLSNNSAVYEWLSWNSEKKEGTFVSVPGRVQIPENINEQFIVELYSK
- the rpsK gene encoding 30S ribosomal protein S11, which produces MAKKTNQKAGKTQKKRKVIVESNGEAHVTASFNNIIISLTNKKGDVVAWSSAGKMGFRGSKKNTPYAAQLAAEDASKVAHEAGLRKVKVYVKGPGNGRESAIRSIHNSGIEVTEIIDITPLPHNGCRPPKRRRV
- a CDS encoding DNA-directed RNA polymerase subunit alpha; translated protein: MALLNFQKPDKVIMIDSTDFEGKFEFRPLEPGYGLTVGNALRRVLLSSLEGFAITSVRIEGVDHEFSTISGVVEDVTEIVLNLKQIRFKRQIDEIDNESVTISVSGEEQLTAGHFQKFISGFQILNPDQIICHMDKKVSLNMEITIEKGRGYVPAEENKKPNAPLGTIFTDSIYTPIKNVKYSIENYRVEQKTDYEKLVFEIISDGSIHPKDALTEAAKTLIHHFMLFSDERITLEADEIAQTETYDEESLHMRQLLKTKLVDLDLSVRALNCLKAAEVDTLGDLVSYNKNDLMKFRNFGKKSLTELEELVSNKGLNFGMDLSKYKLDKD
- a CDS encoding DUF3575 domain-containing protein; its protein translation is MRKIFILALMLVGMNSFAQEQATQNSGDLPQTQDQFSLNFLAPSVEYELAIGQRSSLDFLAGLYFGYEKWMDEDAEFGIYPFFQTQYRYYYNFDKRLEKGKNIQNNSGNYISGVVLLDPGKPIIGDLEQSGGFSGVVGPAWGLQRVYGRHFKLNLNLGLGYGFDQDDSYLAGILGFQLGFKLGKQ
- the rplO gene encoding 50S ribosomal protein L15; the protein is MDLSNLKPAEGSVKKDGKRVGRGEGSGKGGTATRGHKGAKSRSGYSKKIGFEGGQMPLQRRVPKFGFNNRNRKEYQGINLDTLQTLVDNGRIKDTVDMDVLVENGLAGRNELVKILGRGELKAKLKVSVHKFTASAKEAIEAAGGEVVTL
- the eno gene encoding phosphopyruvate hydratase, whose product is MSAILDIHARQIFDSRGNPTVEVDVVTENGILGRAAVPSGASTGEHEAVELRDGGKDYMGKGVSKAIENVNGEIAERLLGFSVFEQNLIDQTMRDLDGTPNKSKLGANAILGVSLAVAKAAANELGLPLYRYVGGVSANTLPVPMMNIINGGSHSDAPIAFQEFMIMPVKAKDFSHAIKMGTEIFHNLKKVLHDRGLSTAVGDEGGFAPTLDGTEDALDTILNAIEKSGYKPGEEVMIALDCASAEFYVNGKYDYTKFEGDKGKVRTSEEQAEYLAELASKYPIISIEDGMDENDWEGWKALTDKVGDKVQLVGDDLFVTNVERLSRGIDESIANSILIKVNQIGTLTETIAAVNMAHNAGYTSVMSHRSGETEDNTIADLAVALNTGQIKTGSASRSDRMAKYNQLLRIEEELGDMAYYPQDKAFKIK
- the rpmD gene encoding 50S ribosomal protein L30, which encodes MGKIKVTKTRSAINRTKNQKRILEALGLKKIGQTVEHDDTPNILGMVNKVKHLVSVEETK
- the rpsE gene encoding 30S ribosomal protein S5; this translates as MYQDYKNVEHVKPGGLELKDRLVGVQRVTKVTKGGRAFGFSAIVVVGDENGVVGQGLGKSKEVADAISKAVEDAKKNLVRIPLHKGTLPHEQKGKYGGARVLLMPAATGTGIIAGGAIRAVLESVGVHDVLSKNQGSSNPHNVVKATFDALLQLRSAETVAKQRGISLEKVFKG
- the secY gene encoding preprotein translocase subunit SecY; the encoded protein is MKFINTIKNIWKIEELKNRILVTLGLLLVYRFGAQVVLPGIDAAQLSNLATQTENGLLGLLNAFTGGAFSNASVFALGIMPYISASIVVQLMGIAIPYLQKLQKEGESGRKKINQITRWLTIAITLVQGPGYIYNLFATLPSEAFLLGNNLTFVVSSVIILTTGTIFAMWLGEKITDKGIGNGISLLIMVGIIARMPLAFVQEFASRVFESNGGLIMILIELVIWFAVIMACVLLVMAVRQIPVQYARRTASGGYEKNVFGSRQYIPLKLNASGVMPIIFAQAIMFIPVAIAGLSDSEAAQGVTAAFRNIFGFWYNLVFALLIIIFTYFYTAITVPTNKMADDLKRSGGFIPGIRPGTETSEYLDRIMSQITLPGSIFLALIAVFPAIVYSLLGVQQGWALFFGGTSLLILVGVAIDTMQQVNSYLLNRHYDGLMKTGKNRKAVA
- the rplQ gene encoding 50S ribosomal protein L17 — encoded protein: MRHGKKINHLGRKTAHRKAMLANMACSLIEHKRINTTLAKAKALKVFVEPMITKSKEDTTHNRRVVFSKLRSKDAVSELFREVAPKVGDRPGGYTRVIKLGSRLGDAAEMAMIELVDYNETYGVDKPKKKKSTRRAGKKTSEAPAQPKAEAPKKEEAKAEEKKDDKKEE